From a single Bacteroidota bacterium genomic region:
- a CDS encoding clan AA aspartic protease produces MRTKIPIEIIELEGEGIHLFVKGFLNDNEECSLIIDTGASKTVFDCHLPEHLFRKESIQEEVLTAGINAGEIETKIGIADNFTIGDLVIENFETILISLEHINNLYKKIIKKEIHGLIGSDFLMQHKANVDFRKKILSLEYKKLKVHKVESL; encoded by the coding sequence ATGAGAACGAAAATACCAATAGAAATTATTGAATTAGAGGGAGAAGGAATCCATCTATTTGTAAAAGGTTTTTTAAATGATAATGAAGAATGTAGTTTAATTATTGATACCGGTGCATCGAAAACTGTTTTTGATTGTCATTTGCCAGAACATTTATTTAGAAAAGAATCAATTCAAGAAGAAGTTCTTACTGCTGGCATAAATGCCGGAGAAATTGAAACAAAAATTGGAATAGCAGATAATTTTACTATTGGTGATCTTGTCATAGAAAATTTTGAAACAATATTAATCAGCCTTGAGCATATCAATAATCTTTATAAGAAAATTATTAAGAAAGAAATACACGGACTTATAGGTAGCGATTTTCTTATGCAGCATAAAGCAAATGTCGATTTTAGAAAAAAAATCTTAAGTCTGGAATATAAAAAGTTGAAAGTTCATAAAGTTGAAAGTCTTTAG